The Megasphaera stantonii genome includes a window with the following:
- a CDS encoding ShlB/FhaC/HecB family hemolysin secretion/activation protein codes for MTMKVWTKYISVIIASSVLLGGHAWAAELPPASVLGGMNDSGVQLSRTRQYLEWQRTMQRISEGREASQVEDQRETTPEDTSKAVRFQLNDIIVDESAVLSGEEIQAVTAPYIGKEVSIQDLYTIVEQINELYSEKGYMTCRAYLAPQTIKGGVVHISVVEGKTGAVTVQGNNSTREDYIRNRVAIEEGKITNISDVNKDLLRFNATNDAQLRIAMKAGETYGTTDYVITAYEPQQQVFGLFSDNAGSETSGLYRGGMLWQDRSLTGVRDSLMMTSVFSEGTKSFGLSYSLPINRNGTKLGLNYSTNSVHITDGPLEDLDVKGHSYAYGISLTQPILTTETVKSEMGLEYGYQNSKTDFMGMHWIDDTVKGWSLFFDQIDYGRTTIFYQKHAYRVGDYDDIAGNTQHFGKYYFNTLYQKAFPSGQMITARLDGQLSSTQYLPSAEQFYIGGMYSVRGYTESLLGGDSGVMGSVEYTVPLTSSKKTNAYIFLDGGRVWGESAYDDTLLVGTGFGIKTAIGDHMSVNVGMGFPLIRTINDEEQSRARVHFSFNSQF; via the coding sequence ATGACGATGAAAGTCTGGACTAAATATATATCAGTTATCATTGCCTCCAGCGTGCTCCTTGGGGGTCACGCATGGGCTGCCGAATTGCCGCCGGCAAGCGTGTTGGGCGGGATGAACGATTCGGGCGTACAGCTGAGCCGCACGCGCCAATACCTGGAATGGCAGCGGACGATGCAGCGCATTTCCGAAGGCCGCGAAGCGAGCCAGGTAGAGGACCAACGGGAGACGACGCCGGAAGACACGTCGAAAGCCGTTCGCTTTCAGCTGAACGACATTATCGTCGACGAATCGGCCGTGCTGAGCGGCGAGGAAATACAGGCCGTGACAGCGCCCTATATCGGCAAGGAAGTCTCCATACAGGACTTATATACTATCGTAGAACAGATCAACGAACTGTACAGCGAAAAAGGCTACATGACCTGCCGGGCCTACTTAGCCCCGCAGACCATTAAGGGCGGCGTCGTCCATATCAGCGTCGTCGAAGGCAAGACCGGCGCCGTAACGGTACAGGGAAACAACTCGACGAGGGAAGATTACATTCGAAACCGCGTCGCTATTGAAGAAGGAAAGATAACTAATATTTCCGACGTCAATAAGGATCTCCTGCGGTTCAACGCGACGAACGACGCCCAGCTGCGCATCGCCATGAAAGCTGGCGAGACCTACGGCACGACGGACTACGTCATTACGGCCTACGAGCCGCAGCAGCAGGTCTTCGGCCTCTTTTCCGACAACGCCGGCAGCGAGACGAGCGGCCTGTACCGCGGCGGCATGTTATGGCAGGATCGGAGCCTGACGGGAGTCCGCGATTCCCTCATGATGACCTCGGTCTTTTCCGAAGGTACGAAATCCTTCGGCCTGTCCTACTCCCTTCCCATCAACCGCAATGGGACGAAGCTGGGCCTCAACTACAGCACCAACAGCGTCCACATTACGGACGGGCCTCTGGAAGACCTGGATGTCAAGGGCCATTCCTATGCCTACGGCATTTCCCTGACCCAGCCCATTCTAACGACGGAAACGGTGAAATCCGAAATGGGACTGGAATACGGCTACCAAAACTCGAAAACCGACTTCATGGGCATGCACTGGATCGACGACACCGTCAAGGGCTGGTCCCTGTTCTTCGACCAGATCGACTACGGCCGGACGACGATTTTCTATCAGAAGCACGCCTACCGCGTCGGTGATTACGACGACATCGCCGGCAACACGCAGCATTTCGGCAAATATTACTTCAATACCTTATATCAAAAGGCCTTTCCGTCGGGACAGATGATTACGGCCCGTCTGGACGGGCAGCTCAGCAGCACCCAATACCTGCCGTCGGCTGAGCAATTCTACATCGGCGGCATGTACAGCGTCCGCGGCTATACGGAAAGCCTGCTCGGCGGCGACAGCGGCGTCATGGGAAGCGTGGAATACACCGTTCCCCTCACGTCGTCCAAGAAGACCAACGCCTACATCTTCCTCGACGGAGGCCGCGTCTGGGGCGAAAGCGCCTACGACGATACGCTCCTCGTCGGCACGGGCTTCGGAATCAAGACGGCTATCGGCGACCACATGTCGGTCAACGTCGGCATGGGTTTCCCCCTCATCCGCACGATCAACGATGAGGAACAAAGCCGGGCCCGCGTCCACTTTTCCTTCAACAGTCAATTCTAA